The following coding sequences are from one Sphingobium sp. Cam5-1 window:
- a CDS encoding TCR/Tet family MFS transporter → MSPPPVPPRTAAIAFILLTAMLDVMSMGIVIPVVPQLIEELTGSTTGTGLWNGLLVALWAVMQFLCSPIIGSLSDRFGRRPVILISVAGLALDFLLMALAPNLWWLALGRILAGVTSSSFTSTFAYMADILPPEKRARGYGLIGAAFSGGFVAGPLLGGMLGEISVRAPFWAAAGFSALAFLYGLIVLPESLAPEKRMAFSWKRANPFGALKLLRSHPELSSLATVNFLLHFAHHLFSAVFVLYAGDRYGWGPWQVGILFALVGMLDMGVQGLIVGPMTKRLGDRGTMIIGLSFGALGLAAMGLASTEALFIAAVFPNALWGLAMPTIQSLMTQRVSESEQGQLQGANNSVGSIAGVLSPIFFGAIYSLSVGERPVLPFIGSAFLIAAAVLAGAALLGWAAGRAQDVPSLDKRGQAH, encoded by the coding sequence ATGTCCCCGCCGCCCGTCCCGCCTCGTACCGCCGCCATCGCGTTCATCCTTTTGACGGCGATGCTCGATGTCATGTCGATGGGGATCGTCATTCCGGTCGTGCCGCAGCTGATCGAGGAGCTGACCGGATCGACCACGGGCACGGGCTTGTGGAACGGCCTGCTCGTCGCGCTGTGGGCGGTGATGCAGTTCCTGTGTTCGCCGATCATCGGATCGCTGTCGGATCGCTTCGGGCGGCGGCCGGTGATCCTGATTTCCGTTGCCGGGTTGGCGCTTGATTTCCTGCTGATGGCGCTGGCGCCCAATCTGTGGTGGCTGGCGCTGGGGCGGATTCTTGCGGGCGTGACCTCGTCCAGCTTCACTTCCACCTTCGCCTATATGGCCGACATTCTGCCCCCGGAAAAAAGGGCGCGGGGCTACGGGCTGATCGGCGCAGCGTTCAGTGGCGGGTTCGTCGCCGGCCCCCTGCTGGGCGGCATGCTGGGGGAGATTTCGGTGCGGGCGCCTTTCTGGGCGGCGGCGGGCTTTTCCGCCCTCGCCTTCCTCTATGGCCTGATCGTCCTGCCTGAGTCGCTGGCGCCGGAAAAGCGGATGGCCTTTTCGTGGAAACGGGCCAATCCGTTCGGCGCGCTGAAGCTGTTGCGGTCGCATCCGGAGCTGTCGAGCCTCGCCACCGTCAACTTCCTGCTCCATTTCGCCCATCACCTGTTTTCGGCGGTGTTCGTTCTCTATGCGGGCGACCGTTATGGCTGGGGTCCTTGGCAGGTGGGCATATTGTTCGCGCTGGTGGGGATGCTCGACATGGGCGTGCAGGGCCTGATCGTCGGGCCAATGACCAAGCGGCTGGGCGACCGGGGGACGATGATCATAGGACTTTCCTTTGGCGCGCTGGGGTTGGCGGCCATGGGCCTGGCGTCCACGGAGGCATTGTTCATCGCGGCCGTGTTTCCCAATGCGCTGTGGGGGCTCGCCATGCCCACGATCCAGTCGCTGATGACGCAACGGGTTTCAGAATCCGAGCAAGGGCAGTTGCAGGGCGCGAACAATAGCGTCGGATCGATCGCCGGGGTTCTCTCGCCGATATTCTTTGGCGCTATATATAGCCTGTCGGTGGGCGAGCGGCCGGTGTTGCCCTTTATCGGCAGCGCTTTCCTGATCGCTGCGGCGGTTCTGGCTGGCGCGGCGCTGCTCGGCTGGGCGGCGGGGCGGGCGCAGGACGTCCCTTCGCTGGACAAGCGGGGCCAAGC